One region of Pyramidobacter sp. YE332 genomic DNA includes:
- a CDS encoding complex I subunit 1 family protein — protein MLILKIILALLLSLFVVLFALYFQALDRIGHARMQRRLGPPLLQGFYDFFKLLGKENITPRRAVGWIFNGAPVVALAAGLMIFLYIPMGSVPAVLSGRGDMITVLYLITLSSISLAMAAFASGSPIATIGAQREIVLMMSFEIPTAIIVSSIAWLASRAGVPGAPFALSTYNVSSPWSMVGWSGFIGLLCFLFSALMITPGESGTGLMDIAEAKTEILEGMTVEFSGVNLALVNLSITVRSLAFSALIVGLFFPGSLFAGSLPKAAVYVVDFFWFWLKVLAAALIGVTYLRSVFGRLKIWQAARFYWGYVGLLSLAGMILITVEIMLH, from the coding sequence ATGCTGATTCTGAAAATCATCCTCGCGCTTCTGCTGTCGCTCTTTGTCGTTCTCTTCGCGTTGTATTTCCAGGCGCTGGACCGCATCGGTCATGCCCGCATGCAGCGTCGTCTCGGGCCGCCCCTCCTGCAGGGATTTTACGATTTCTTCAAGCTGCTCGGCAAGGAGAACATCACGCCGCGCCGCGCGGTGGGCTGGATTTTCAACGGCGCGCCGGTAGTCGCGCTGGCGGCGGGGCTGATGATCTTTTTGTACATCCCCATGGGCTCGGTGCCGGCGGTGCTTTCCGGCCGCGGCGACATGATCACCGTGCTGTACCTGATCACGCTGTCGAGCATCAGTCTGGCCATGGCGGCCTTCGCTTCCGGTTCGCCGATCGCCACGATCGGCGCTCAGCGCGAGATCGTGCTGATGATGAGCTTCGAGATCCCCACGGCGATCATCGTCTCCTCGATCGCGTGGCTGGCCAGTCGGGCCGGCGTGCCGGGCGCGCCTTTCGCGCTGTCGACGTACAACGTCAGCAGCCCGTGGAGCATGGTGGGCTGGAGCGGATTCATCGGCCTGCTCTGCTTCCTTTTCTCGGCGCTGATGATCACTCCGGGCGAAAGCGGCACGGGGCTGATGGACATTGCCGAGGCCAAGACGGAGATCCTCGAGGGCATGACGGTGGAGTTCAGCGGCGTCAACCTGGCGCTGGTCAACCTGTCGATCACTGTGCGCTCGCTGGCATTTTCGGCGCTGATCGTGGGGCTGTTCTTTCCCGGCTCGCTGTTCGCCGGCAGTCTGCCCAAAGCCGCGGTCTACGTCGTGGATTTCTTCTGGTTCTGGCTGAAAGTGCTGGCGGCGGCGCTGATCGGCGTCACGTATCTGCGCAGCGTCTTCGGACGGCTCAAGATCTGGCAGGCCGCGCGTTTCTACTGGGGGTACGTGGGACTGCTGTCCCTCGCCGGCATGATCCTGATCACCGTCGAGATCATGCTTCATTAA
- a CDS encoding 4Fe-4S dicluster domain-containing protein: MLNAMSLTVLRQFFMHCLTRPFPAMRMPDSMSGALQAAAEGKVVLNPAVPRWGRFRGRLNYDRAKCIGCGMCTKVCPARAIVFDPDTEGQKPRKVMLHGDRCCFCAQCNDVCPVSALSMTTDFAFASSGDRKTGTTRKDTGTAARLPFQKEWLDPKPGEVEEFLPPELPEEAPSVSAEPPAPAAQPAAVEGE; the protein is encoded by the coding sequence ATGCTGAACGCCATGTCGCTGACGGTGCTCCGTCAGTTCTTTATGCACTGCCTGACCCGTCCCTTCCCCGCCATGCGCATGCCCGATTCCATGAGCGGCGCGCTGCAGGCGGCGGCCGAGGGCAAAGTCGTTCTCAATCCCGCCGTGCCGCGTTGGGGGCGCTTCCGCGGGCGCCTGAATTACGACCGCGCCAAGTGCATCGGCTGCGGCATGTGCACCAAGGTCTGTCCGGCGCGCGCCATCGTCTTCGATCCCGACACCGAAGGGCAGAAGCCCCGCAAGGTGATGCTGCACGGCGATCGCTGCTGTTTCTGCGCGCAGTGCAACGACGTCTGCCCGGTGTCGGCGCTGAGCATGACGACCGATTTCGCCTTTGCCAGCTCCGGCGACCGCAAAACCGGTACGACCCGGAAGGACACAGGCACGGCGGCCCGCCTGCCGTTCCAGAAGGAATGGCTCGACCCCAAACCGGGCGAAGTGGAGGAGTTCCTGCCGCCGGAACTGCCCGAGGAGGCCCCCTCGGTTTCCGCAGAACCTCCGGCGCCTGCCGCGCAGCCCGCTGCGGTTGAAGGGGAATAA